In Platichthys flesus chromosome 20, fPlaFle2.1, whole genome shotgun sequence, a single genomic region encodes these proteins:
- the lrrc3ca gene encoding leucine-rich repeat-containing protein 3B, whose translation MSLLAGWLLRHSVVMCLLLHSLVLMTFCFHNAATSCSKSCYCSESESSGKTVRCSNLQLTEIPQDIPNDTQRIYLDFNLFTTVPANAFAGLPHLVELDLSHNELSQLEPGAFRGLGSSLHFLDLSSNKLVKFIPEAFEGLRARANLTNNPWHCDCNLQMAMPRVDLEPASLTGIVCQTSDPKEIGVQGLAFLLAPDIDLCVVMKRTTDVAMLVVMFGWFSMVISYLVYYVRANQEDARRHLEYLKSLPSKPSKSEESSTISTVV comes from the coding sequence ATGTCCCTACTTGCAGGCTGGTTACTGCGCCACTCGGTGGTCATGTGTTTGCTGCTGCACAGCCTGGTGCTAATGACCTTCTGCTTCCACAACGCCGCCACCAGTTGCTCCAAGAGCTGCTACTGCTCTGAGAGCGAGAGCAGTGGCAAGACGGTGCGCTGCAGCAATCTGCAGCTCACGGAGATTCCCCAGGACATCCCCAATGACACGCAGCGCATCTATTTGGACTTCAACCTCTTCACTACAGTCCCGGCAAATGCGTTTGCGGGTTTGCCTCATTTGGTTGAACTGGATCTTTCGCACAATGAATTGAGCCAGCTAGAACCAGGGGCTTTCCGAGGCCTGGGCTCCTCACTACATTTCCTGGACCTGTCCTCCAACAAGTTAGTTAAGTTTATCCCTGAGGCCTTTGAGGGCCTGAGGGCTCGCGCCAATCTCACAAACAATCCATGGCACTGTGACTGCAACTTGCAGATGGCCATGCCTCGTGTCGACCTGGAGCCTGCATCACTGACTGGCATTGTGTGCCAGACTTCGGATCCCAAGGAAATAGGAGTTCAAGGACTTGCCTTCCTGTTAGCACCCGACATAGATCTATGTGTGGTGATGAAGAGGACTACGGATGTGGCCATGCTGGTGGTAATGTTTGGCTGGTTCTCCATGGTCATCTCCTACCTCGTCTACTATGTCCGGGCTAACCAGGAGGACGCCCGCAGGCACCTGGAGTATCTCAAGTCATTGCCCAGCAAGCCGAGCAAGTCAGAGGAGTCTTCCACCATTAGTACTGTGGTATAG